In a genomic window of Styela clava chromosome 7, kaStyClav1.hap1.2, whole genome shotgun sequence:
- the LOC120327668 gene encoding ras-related protein Rab-7a-like, which translates to MASRKKVLLKVIILGDSGVGKTSLMNQYVNKKFSNQYKATIGADFLTKEVMVDDRLVTMQIWDTAGQERFQSLGVAFYRGADCCVLVYDVTVPNSFKTLDSWRDEFLIQASPRDPENFPFVAIGNKIDCENRAVSHKRAQGWCHSKNDIPYFECSAKENIHVEQAFQTVAKQALLQESDADLYQSDFPDRINLGGNSDANKKSGDCAC; encoded by the exons atgGCATCAAGAAAGAAAGTTCTTCTAAAAGTCATTATTCTAGGTGATAGTGG AGTTGGAAAAACTTCTCTTATGAATCAATATGTGAACAAGAAATTCAGTAACCAATACAAAGCAACAATTGGAGCAGATTTTTTAACCAAGGAAGTCATGGTTGATGACAGACTTGTCACTATGCAG ATTTGGGATACTGCTGGTCAAGAAAGATTTCAATCTCTAGGAGTTGCATTTTACAGAGGAGCAGATTGTTGTGTGCTTGTATATGATGTGACTGTTCCAAACAGTTTCAAGACACTTGACAGTTGGAGAGATGAATTTTTAATTCAAGCATCACCAAGAGACCCCGAAAATTTCCCATTTGTTGCCATTGGCAACAAAATCGACTGTGAGAACAGAGCG GTGTCACACAAGCGAGCTCAAGGTTGGTGTCATAGCAAGAATGACATTCCGTACTTTGAATGTTCCGCTAAAGAGAACATTCATGTGGAACAAGCATTTCAGACCGTTGCTAAGCAAGCTTTGCTGCAGGAATCCGATGCAGACTTGTACCAATCAGACTTTCCGGATCGGATAAACTTGGGGGGTAATTCAGATGCAAATAAGAAGTCAGGCGATTGCGCTTGCTGA